Proteins encoded by one window of Lacipirellulaceae bacterium:
- a CDS encoding amino acid aminotransferase: MLEKIQPAPADAILGLTAAYNSDPRSEKVNLSVGVYKDEQGKTPILECVSTAAKQLAEEAATKSYLPIPGLPEYREAVCELLFGAGHEVIETERVATAQTPGGTGALRVVGEFIKANLPGATLWHSDPTWPNHPNVFAACGLELKKYPYFDAEQNRLDFEGMLAALKQIPAGDVVLLHGCCHNPTGVDPTVAQWEEIASVLRERGVLPLLDFAYQGFADGIEEDAAGLRAFLSEGAELLICSSFSKNFSLYRERVGALAVVGANVESASALQTQVNAVIRKLYSNPPAHGAELVNTVLRSSTLRAQWVQDVADMRSRINNMRQGFVDALEEAGVPGDYSFITQQRGMFSFSGLTKEQVDALRDEHAIYIVGSGRINVAGLTPSNLKYVAEAIGSVVGQTVS; the protein is encoded by the coding sequence ATGTTAGAGAAAATCCAACCCGCCCCAGCCGATGCCATCCTCGGCCTTACCGCTGCCTACAATAGCGACCCTCGTTCGGAAAAGGTGAACCTGAGTGTAGGCGTCTACAAAGACGAACAAGGGAAAACGCCCATCTTGGAGTGTGTCAGCACCGCGGCAAAGCAACTAGCTGAAGAGGCGGCCACCAAATCGTACCTGCCAATTCCAGGACTGCCCGAGTATCGCGAAGCAGTCTGCGAGTTACTCTTCGGCGCGGGTCACGAAGTCATCGAAACGGAGCGCGTGGCGACCGCCCAGACCCCGGGAGGCACGGGGGCGTTGCGCGTGGTGGGTGAGTTCATCAAGGCGAACCTTCCCGGAGCGACCCTCTGGCACAGCGACCCGACTTGGCCGAATCATCCGAATGTGTTTGCCGCCTGCGGGCTTGAGCTGAAGAAGTACCCCTACTTTGACGCGGAGCAGAACCGACTCGACTTCGAGGGGATGCTTGCAGCGCTGAAGCAGATTCCTGCTGGTGATGTAGTCTTGCTTCACGGTTGCTGCCACAACCCAACCGGCGTGGATCCGACGGTTGCGCAGTGGGAAGAAATCGCCAGTGTCTTGCGCGAACGGGGCGTACTGCCACTGTTAGACTTCGCCTACCAAGGCTTCGCCGACGGCATCGAGGAAGACGCCGCCGGACTTCGAGCTTTTCTTAGCGAGGGCGCCGAACTACTGATTTGCAGTTCCTTCAGCAAGAATTTCAGCCTTTACCGCGAACGTGTCGGTGCGTTGGCTGTGGTTGGCGCGAATGTCGAATCGGCAAGTGCATTGCAGACGCAAGTCAACGCGGTGATTCGCAAGCTCTACTCCAACCCGCCCGCCCACGGTGCGGAGCTTGTGAACACAGTTCTTCGCAGCAGCACGTTGCGAGCCCAGTGGGTGCAAGACGTGGCGGACATGCGGAGCCGCATCAACAATATGCGACAAGGCTTCGTCGATGCTTTGGAGGAAGCGGGCGTCCCCGGCGATTATTCGTTCATCACCCAGCAACGCGGGATGTTTTCGTTCAGCGGACTAACCAAAGAACAAGTGGACGCCCTGCGTGACGAACATGCAA
- a CDS encoding inositol-3-phosphate synthase, producing MSPTQASEENSQLKVGLWLIGARGGVAVTTMAGLIAQQRGLSSNSGLVSSLPPFAPLPLARWNDFVVGGHDIREAPLIEELERLHTTSRVLSPTLVEACRSEFEEIEKRIRPGTLWNVGERIRSLAGPASAGRSSGEDRGAKAPTAKTGEEVVAAVRADLAEFKEANSLDQVVVINLASTEVSPSESNSWPTKWEAFKELLPTADCRLPASSLYAIAALNGRMPYVNFTPSLGSALPALDDLARQRETCHAGRDGKTGETLLKSVLAPMFAARHLEVMSWVGHNIFGNLDGKVLDDPANKQAKLSSKGNLLGDILGYDPQSHISIEHIESLGDWKTAWDHIHFRGFLDTPMTLQFTWQGCDSLLAAPLVLDLARFTLLAQQRCEVGALEFLASFFKSPLGEGDQSFAAQYERLLAWAT from the coding sequence ATGTCGCCGACCCAAGCCTCTGAGGAAAACTCCCAGCTCAAAGTTGGTCTGTGGCTGATCGGCGCGCGTGGCGGAGTAGCCGTGACAACGATGGCCGGGCTGATTGCTCAACAACGGGGTCTTTCGAGTAACAGTGGGCTAGTGAGTTCGCTCCCCCCTTTCGCACCGCTGCCTTTGGCCCGATGGAACGATTTCGTTGTCGGCGGTCACGATATTCGTGAGGCTCCACTCATTGAGGAACTAGAGCGATTGCACACCACCAGCCGAGTACTTTCGCCGACGCTTGTGGAAGCGTGCCGTAGTGAATTCGAGGAAATTGAAAAGCGGATTCGCCCCGGAACTTTGTGGAACGTTGGCGAACGAATTCGTTCCCTGGCCGGCCCTGCTTCAGCAGGCCGGAGCAGCGGAGAGGACCGGGGTGCTAAAGCCCCCACGGCCAAGACTGGTGAAGAAGTAGTAGCGGCGGTCCGGGCAGACCTGGCGGAGTTTAAAGAAGCGAATTCGCTCGATCAGGTCGTAGTTATCAATCTCGCTTCAACCGAAGTGAGCCCGAGCGAATCAAACTCTTGGCCCACCAAGTGGGAAGCGTTTAAAGAGTTACTGCCCACTGCCGACTGCCGACTGCCCGCTAGTTCTCTCTACGCCATTGCCGCGCTCAACGGGAGAATGCCTTACGTCAACTTCACCCCGTCGCTGGGCTCAGCTTTGCCGGCTCTCGACGACTTGGCTCGCCAGCGAGAAACTTGCCATGCGGGACGTGACGGTAAGACCGGAGAGACGCTGCTCAAGAGCGTCCTCGCTCCGATGTTTGCCGCTCGTCACTTGGAAGTGATGAGCTGGGTCGGGCACAACATCTTCGGCAATCTCGATGGCAAAGTGCTAGACGACCCGGCGAACAAGCAGGCCAAGCTTTCCAGTAAAGGCAACCTGCTCGGCGACATCTTGGGGTACGATCCCCAATCGCATATTTCGATCGAACACATCGAAAGTCTGGGCGATTGGAAAACGGCCTGGGATCACATCCACTTCCGAGGCTTTCTCGATACGCCCATGACCTTGCAATTCACGTGGCAAGGCTGCGACTCGCTGTTGGCCGCCCCACTGGTGCTCGACCTCGCGCGTTTTACCTTGCTCGCTCAGCAGCGTTGTGAGGTTGGTGCGTTGGAATTCCTCGCGAGCTTCTTCAAGAGCCCGCTCGGCGAGGGCGATCAATCGTTTGCC